Part of the Pagrus major chromosome 9, Pma_NU_1.0 genome, gtattaaaaaaaatacatacgaGGAAATTAGAAGCAGGAGAGCTGAGAGAATAAAAATCATAAAGGTTATAATGTCCAGTTTTTGTTGAGACGGTTTTAGAGAGGTGTTAATTCAACTGTGTTGCATTATGGCCTACAGAGACGGGTGACTGTTATTAAGCCGACCACCACTGATATAAAAGGGGTTAACAAAATAGGAGCACTGTACATATGGAAAAAGCAACTGCTTACTGTCTGTAGGCATACATGTGGTTATCTGTTTCACCTGTTTCCATTACTTTAACATATTTCAACAATGTCTTCACTACTTTTAGATATGTTCTGTTACTTTAGCTAACGAAGTAGCctatttgtttacttttttaaacatttatgcTGCTTTCAGCTATTCAAACAGTTAATCCATCACTTTTAGATAACTTTTTTTACTCTTTATCTAGCCAATTAGTTTTAGCTATACATTGTTTATTCCTTACTTAGAGCTAAACCATTAAAATCAGCTACTTACTTTTAGCTAACGAACTATTTGAACTGTTTGTCCATCACTTTAGATGTaagtatttccactgtgtattaCTTAAAGCTATAAACCGTTTAGTCCTTAGTTTGAGCTAAACTGTTCAACATTCAATAGTTAGTCTACTTACTTTTAGCTAACAAACTATTTGcaccatttatttattgctttttagTTAGCTATCTGAACAGTTTATCCATTATTTCTTCTTATCTAAACTCTTTATCAATTCTAGctatttaaatcatttatccATAACATTTAGCTAACTGTTTATCCTTTAGTcgacttttagctaactattaaAACATGTACTTCTAGCTGttatcatcattttaatgaGACTTTATACTGTTTACTTCGAGctatttacctttttttccttACTTATAGCTaattatttcaaccatttatcgTATACTttaagctaactttagctaTTTGTCAATGTCCCTGCCCGCATATGTTTTTTCACAGACTCTCAATTGCTATATAAAGTATTCAAATGTTACGTCTGACTCAACATGTCggtttattttgtctttaaatcacATTGTAATTCATATTTCTTCTAGTCAATTGAGGTATTATTACTCAACCATCTTTCCCTGCAGGCTCCCCATGGCAGCTGCACACGGGGTACAGGTACCCTGGCGGGTTGTGAATCACTGATCTGTATGACCAGGATGATAAGTAGACAAAACCTTTATGGATTGTCTTAGAAATGTTCTTCCTTCATAGCACATGCTCATAAACAATGATtcgtaataataataattacctTGCAGCCTCTCTTCCTGTCTAGTAGCTCCCCAAcgttacattttgtttttcagatataAAAATGGTATACACTTTAAAGTCATAATTAAGGCCTTGCAGCGGAAACTGTCATAAAGTCTGCCTCTTTGCATCACCAAAAGAATGAAAGACTGAGGAAGAAACCCATCCAGTACATTTAGCGTTGGCCTCTCACTGAGAAAGTAATTATGTTTGAGATCAGCTATGCATGTGACATTTAAGTAAAAGCATAGAAAGGTAACTCATGCACCACTCTCTGAAACACCGCCCATGACTGAGCTTGTTTTTACAGACATCAGAACCAGCCTGGTTTCTCAGGTCAGATTGCTTATGTAGtcttcactattttctgatgttttatagaacaaactgtttctttaataactgagaaaataattggcatGTTAATAAtgaaatagtgaaaataattgtgAGTTGCAGTTCTACGGGTATGTTTATACACatgtatatttacataaatgtaaCACTGCTGTTGTCACTGTCAGCATAACCCACCACTTCTTATCACAAGTATATATCCTATTTATTTCCTATTTTCCTCAGTATAACACATCTTTATTTCAACATTATGCAGCTATCTGGTTCAATTGCTGTTTGTATCCTGTGCAATCTAATTCAGTGAAATCCAATGTCTCTGTGCAATTATattcatagttttttttgttgttgttgctttaaataatttTAGTATATTGCTACTGTATTACTATTGCTATGGTTGCAATTATCATGTGTAACTGTCCTTTTTGGTCATGTATGTTAAAgaagatatatatacatatacatgtacataGATAAAAAAGAATGTAAATGaggtaaatatatatatatgtgtatatgtatgtgtgtgtgtgtgtgtatatatatatatatatatatatatatatatatatatatatatatatatatatatatatatatatatatatatatatatacatatttcatttacaatttattttattcatcttgtttttgtgcTGGTGAGGGATCAATAGtcttatcttttattttacacttGGAAACTCAGAACTGGTCCTTCAACCAAGTGGACCAATCATATGGTCAGAGCTCAGAAACAGCTGGGCATAAAAGTAACAtaattttatattaaatattatttatgaaTCAGAAGAGCCAGTGTCCTTTCTCCTGTTGACCAGGTTGATCTGTATGTTCAGAACAGACCTCAGACATGTACTTATCTTTGACAGCACGTCATCATTAAACAGAACAATTTCTTATTGAATAAAAAGAATCTGAACCCTTCAAGGGGAAATTCAGCAGCTACTTTTGCTCCTTCAGATCATGCACACAATTAAATTGCAAATGAATCATTAAATATATCTGAATATAATGCAACAAAGatcatttttattaataataaaataattacaaaagCTTATCAAGCATGATGCAAATGACTTAAAACAACCAAAATGTCATTGGACAAATGAATGATTCTCTAAACGTGATCAATAGAGTGAAAATATTGATGATGGCAGCAGAATGTTCATGAAGTTAGGTTGCATATAAGGCTGTATATGCACATTATTAAACGTGACAAGCAGTAGGCTACCAGTGCTCACAAAGGAGGGAGGCACTGACGTCAATTAAGACCCAACAGATATTTACCTAACTCCAATCAACACTATAGTCCTGTGAGTCGGCCCAGCTGCAGTGGTAAgtatatgtttttattgcaaAACTAATAGAAACGGTCTTTATTTAGGCTACTTTTATATGATAATCTCTTATATTTGATcttacattctgttttttttagttaattACAGGCCTAATCTGCATATTTGGATTTGCAGAACAGATGATTATTGTTAAAATTGTTGATTATTCGCCAGAAATTCAAATGTTGACTTTATAATACACAGATTGtatttataaaatatgtaaaagatTACAAAACCTTAAAGGTTATAACTTTAAAAGGCTCATTTGTTTCGACAGTAATATTGATTTCTTTAAACTGATAAATCAATGGCTGACCTGTGCGGTGTCCTCTGCAGATGGTCACAGTGCTCCTGAACGTACCTGCAGCCGCGGTGTTCATGCTGGGCTGTGTGTGTTCCGTCCCGCTGCAGGGCCAGAAGCCGGGTCAGGTCGTGGTGGACCCCCTCACGGCCCCCAGGGCCAACCCGCAGTGCTGGGACTCGTCCTcggctctgctgctggagatgCGCTCCCCGAGGATCGCTGACACTGTGCCCGCCTTCTGGGACCTGATGGTCTTCCTCAGGTCGTCAGACAACGACAAGCACACGGCGCTGTTCTGGGACCTGGCCCGGGTCTTCTGGGACCTTTACCTGGACTGTGTGCTGTCCAGGAGTCACGGCCTGGGGAGGAGACACATCACCGCGATACACTCCCTCATCACTGACAGTAAgtgactgaaacacacacatctgtcacaCAGGAGGGAGGATTCAgctatcttcttcttcttcttcttcttcttcttcattctaAATTAACTATCATATTGAGAATGAAATAGTAAATGTCAGATAAATGACCTTTGTGTAATGTAACTACTGAAAGAAgcctacatttactcaagtgctgaGGTATAACCTGTTCAATATTACCATTAATGCTACTTTTTGCATCTCCACATTCACAGTGCGGCTTAAGacttaacattaaaaacatgtgaagcatctataaaatgtatttaattacgCAATGTTATATAAAGTTGGGTAGTTATATCTTTAGAAGTCATACAAAGTGGTTTTAATGAACTAATCCTTGACtcaaacatgattttaaaatgttgcatacacatttacaaataGGAAATACTGATACAATCACATAATAATGACTCTGACTGGAGCCACTCTGCTGCATAATcagtgcttttactttttactgttATATCTTTTTCTTCCGATAATGCTTCAAGTAATGTATCTTAATTGGTTAATTGAATAAAGGATTTGGATACTTTTATCACCACTGGTTGGAGAGAGAAGGCGGGTCTGTTAAGTGAGGAGTGGCTCCATcaaaaacaagactttaaaGGCACAATTAGTCATTTTTTAGACAATGTATTGTGCAGTGCATGTTTATAAACTgctcaaatgttaaaaaacaactcCTCTTCTACAACTCCTCGGTTACTGGAGTCTCTTAATAgcttttactgtaatatttTCTAACTccataataattaataatgtatGGTTATTATGAAAGGAAGAGTTTTAAACATATACACAACTCAAAATACAGatacacaaatataaaagtAGTCAGTAATTACTTTCAGCCTTGACAACCTTTAAAAAGACGTCTTATCTGCTCCCAAATTACATGTTCAACTCTGTTCCCACTTTTGTAACAATTACCAGCTTCACTCGCCTGTCAGATGACCTGCGTTGACATATTTTCTCTGAGGAAAGACTGTTGGTGgattgtaactaagtacatttattcaagtactgtacacttttgaggtactttgtTGTTTACTTAAGTATTTTCTACGACTCTATACTTACTACATTACAGCAGCAAATAAGGTAGGcctactttttactccattacattaacttggaaataaataaattatgatgcAGTATTatagtacggaagccctaaagggccatgcattcatacattttatttcctccgttttcccgtgataatgagttaatttcatttgttttctcgagatctcgagttattatctcgaaataacacctgccgttttcccgagataacgggataattttctcgagatctcgagataatgaaattttgttttcccgagataacgatataattaattcgagataaTTATGATTATGGAGATGCCGGGACctcatagctggtcagctatgtagttaatgtcGACATCAgactcacttagattgcgctgccgatatagctgaagccttgctaaccgtctttttagattacgcactctaatgtgtatattatctgtaatagcaagacataatgctatttcagcctgtgtcaggccttgattgaaaagatatgtgacgcggtgatcgatatgctcctgctcctctgacattactacactgaatgatgtttcctgcaatgatttaatatactgcactattgt contains:
- the LOC141001972 gene encoding protein FAM237A-like, encoding MTELVFTDIRTSLVSQMVTVLLNVPAAAVFMLGCVCSVPLQGQKPGQVVVDPLTAPRANPQCWDSSSALLLEMRSPRIADTVPAFWDLMVFLRSSDNDKHTALFWDLARVFWDLYLDCVLSRSHGLGRRHITAIHSLITDSK